Proteins co-encoded in one Zootoca vivipara chromosome 3, rZooViv1.1, whole genome shotgun sequence genomic window:
- the SPMIP3 gene encoding protein SPMIP3 translates to MSGTAIRLRQFVDTSPQMPPGYILHQGKDVTGFYPGQTARVHYEYPPENERRYEIKMQTVPVKHETVLQHGYDYLVLKQYIHYQRTKKKVSDWSTTTTYRESFTLPFYKSDIAEDYHPKTDAESQSVWKSFSAKKKDKTKPSFMGV, encoded by the exons ATGTCAGGCACAGCAATAAGACTGCGACAATTTGTAGATACATCACCACAAATGCCTCCAGG GTATATTCTACATCAGGGAAAGGATGTCACTGGTTTCTATCCAGGGCAAACGGCAAGGGTCCATTATGAATATCCTCCTGAAAATGAGAGAAGGTATGAAAT AAAAATGCAGACAGTCCCAGTAAAACATGAAACTGTACTTCAGCATGGCTATGACTATTTAGTTCTGAAGCAATATATTCACTACCAGAGGACCAAGAAGAAAGTCAGTGACTGgagtacaacaacaacatacagagaATCATTCACATTGCCATTTTACAAATCAG ACATTGCTGAGGATTATCATCCAAAAACTGATGCTGAATCACAGTCTGTTTGGAAAAGTTTTTCTGCAAAGAAGAAAGACAAAACTAAACCTTCATTTATGGGAGTTTGA